One Phocaeicola dorei genomic region harbors:
- a CDS encoding DUF1847 domain-containing protein gives MTKDKSHTPTCVDCGTQNCKFKERTYPEFCLTTHLEQEDLEWALKRYNENHNVMVASAEVEYEGYCRLTRVEEIMTFARKMGYQKIGIAYCIGLVNEARIFARILRANGFEVYSVICKVAGAAKSSIGIPKECENIGAAMCNPILQARLLNQAHTELNVVIGLCVGHDSLFYKYSNAYTTTLVTKDRVTGHNPAAALYTANSYYRKKLMPEGE, from the coding sequence ATGACAAAAGATAAATCTCACACCCCTACCTGCGTAGATTGCGGCACACAGAACTGCAAGTTCAAAGAGCGCACCTACCCCGAATTTTGCCTGACAACCCATTTGGAACAAGAAGACTTGGAATGGGCACTGAAACGATATAACGAAAACCACAACGTAATGGTGGCCAGTGCCGAAGTGGAATATGAAGGTTATTGCCGGTTAACCCGTGTGGAAGAAATCATGACTTTTGCACGAAAGATGGGATATCAAAAAATAGGAATTGCTTATTGTATCGGGTTGGTAAATGAAGCCCGTATTTTTGCCCGTATCCTCCGTGCTAACGGCTTTGAGGTTTACTCAGTAATCTGCAAAGTAGCCGGAGCAGCCAAATCCTCTATTGGAATCCCCAAAGAATGTGAGAATATCGGTGCTGCTATGTGTAACCCTATCCTGCAGGCACGTCTTCTCAACCAAGCACATACAGAGTTAAATGTGGTGATCGGACTGTGCGTAGGACATGACAGCCTGTTCTACAAATACTCTAATGCCTATACTACAACTTTGGTGACCAAAGACCGTGTGACAGGACACAATCCTGCCGCCGCATTATATACCGCCAATTCCTATTATCGCAAAAAATTAATGCCGGAAGGCGAATAA
- the radA gene encoding DNA repair protein RadA has protein sequence MAKEKTVYVCTNCGQDSPKWVGKCPSCGAWNTYVEEVVRKKPANKRPVSGLEPVKSKPVTLNDITGGDEPRIDMQDEELNRVLGGGLVPGSLVLLGGEPGIGKSTLVLQTVLHLPDRKVLYISGEESTRQLKLRADRIPHNSSDCLIVCETSLEQIYIHIKNTQPDLVIIDSIQTISTETIDSSPGSLVQVRECSASILKFAKETNTPVILIGHINKEGSIAGPKVLEHIVDTVLQFEGDQHYMYRILRSIKNRFGSTAELGIYEMRQNGLRQVSNPSELLLSQDHDGMSGVAIASAIEGVRPFLIETQALVSSAVYGNPQRSATGFDLRRMNMLLAVLEKRVGFKLAQKDVFLNIAGGLKVNDPAIDLSVISAILSSNMDTEVERDTCMAGEVGLSGEIRPVNRIEQRIGEAEKLGFKRILIPKHNLQGMDTSKLKIEIIPVRKVEEAFRALFG, from the coding sequence ATGGCAAAGGAAAAAACTGTATATGTATGCACCAACTGTGGGCAGGATTCACCCAAATGGGTAGGGAAATGTCCGTCTTGCGGTGCATGGAACACATACGTAGAAGAAGTTGTACGCAAGAAACCTGCAAATAAAAGACCGGTATCCGGTCTGGAACCCGTAAAAAGCAAGCCTGTCACACTGAATGACATAACCGGAGGAGACGAGCCTCGAATTGATATGCAAGACGAAGAGCTGAACCGGGTATTGGGAGGTGGCTTAGTACCGGGCTCACTCGTTTTACTGGGTGGTGAACCGGGGATAGGCAAATCTACCTTGGTGTTGCAAACCGTACTTCATCTGCCTGACAGAAAAGTATTGTATATTTCGGGAGAAGAAAGTACACGACAATTAAAACTACGTGCAGACCGTATCCCGCATAATTCTTCCGACTGCCTGATCGTCTGTGAAACTTCATTGGAGCAGATTTATATACATATAAAGAATACACAACCCGATCTCGTCATCATCGACTCTATTCAAACCATCTCCACTGAAACAATAGACTCTTCTCCCGGCAGTTTAGTACAGGTGCGTGAATGTTCCGCCTCTATTTTGAAATTTGCCAAAGAAACAAATACGCCGGTCATCTTAATCGGCCATATCAATAAAGAAGGAAGCATTGCCGGACCGAAAGTACTGGAACATATTGTAGACACCGTATTGCAATTTGAAGGTGACCAACATTATATGTACCGCATTCTTCGCAGCATCAAGAACCGTTTCGGAAGCACTGCCGAACTGGGCATTTATGAAATGCGACAAAATGGTTTGCGCCAAGTGAGCAACCCGTCCGAACTGTTGCTTAGCCAAGACCATGACGGAATGAGTGGAGTCGCTATCGCCTCTGCCATAGAAGGTGTCCGTCCTTTCTTAATTGAAACACAAGCCTTAGTCAGTTCGGCTGTATATGGAAATCCGCAACGTTCTGCCACCGGATTTGATTTACGACGTATGAATATGCTTCTGGCAGTACTCGAAAAACGGGTAGGATTCAAACTGGCACAAAAAGATGTCTTTTTAAACATTGCGGGTGGATTGAAAGTGAATGATCCGGCCATCGACTTGTCTGTCATCAGTGCCATTCTATCCAGCAATATGGATACAGAGGTAGAACGCGATACCTGCATGGCCGGAGAAGTGGGACTAAGTGGTGAAATCCGACCTGTAAACCGTATTGAACAGCGAATCGGAGAAGCGGAAAAGTTAGGCTTTAAACGAATCCTTATACCAAAACATAATTTACAAGGAATGGATACATCAAAATTGAAAATAGAAATTATTCCGGTCAGAAAAGTGGAAGAAGCATTCCGGGCCTTGTTTGGATAA